ACACGGTTTCCCCCAGATAAATCACATCCAGGGGCAAGGCCGACATCTCGGCGTAAAAGTTGCTGAGTTGTTCTTTGTCCCAATAAAACAGGACCGGTCCCAGGCTGAGTTTCATGTCGAACCCCTCATTGCCATGATCGATGATAAGCACCCAGGGTGGTCTGGCTGCCTTCGGACAAACCGGCCAGCACCTGACGCCATTCGTCCTTGACCCGAAAACTGCCCGGCGCGCCACGATGGGCGTCCAGTGCCGCGCGCCAGACACGGGTGACTTGTTCGACATAGGCCGGGCTGCGTTGACGGCCTTCGATTTTCACCGCTTCGACGCCGATGGCCGTCAGTTCCGGCAGTAAGTCCAGGGTGTCGAGGCTGGTGGGCTCCTCCAGCGCATGAAAACGTTTGCCATCGACCAGGAAACGCCCCTTGCACAAGGTCGGGTAACCGGCCGGTTCGTCAGGGGTGTAGCGATCGATCAGCACTTCGCTGAGGCGCGCGCTCAAGCCTTCGGCGTCCTCGCTCCAGCGCACCGCTTTGGCCGGTGAACAGACACCGCACAGGTTCGGCGACTCGCCGGTAATGTAGGAAGACAGATGGCAACGCCCTTCAGCCATGATGCATAAGCTGCCGAAGCCAAAGACTTCAATGGGCACCGGGCTGCTGGCAGCGACCTGACGTACTTGCGCCAACGACAACACCCGTGGCAGCACCGCGCGGCGAATGCCGTAGCGCTGCGCATAAAACTCCAGCGCCGCGGCATGGGTCGCCGAGCCTTGGACCGACAGGTGCAACGGCAATTGCGGGTGACGCTGACTGGCGTAGTTGAGCACCCCGGGGTCGGCGGCGATCAGCGCATCGACGCCGAAATCGGCGGCCCGATCCACCGCTCGCTGCCAGCGCTCCCAGCCCTTGGGTTGCGGGTACGTGTTGACCGCGACGTAGAGTTTGCGTTGATGCTGGCGAATGTGGGCGACCGCGGCGTCGAACTGTTTGTCGTCCATGTTCAACCCCGCGAAATGTCGGGCGTTGGTGTCATCGCGAAAGCCGACATAGACGGCATCGGCGCCTTGGCGCACCGCCGCTTTAAGCGCAGGCAGGTTCCCTGCCGGGCAGACCAGTTGCATGGGTAATCCTCATGAAAAAACGCATCCGGGCCCTCCTCTGATGCCCGGGAAACGAGGGGTTCGGGGCAATCGAAAAAGGCGCTGCCAGTCTAGCCAGACCGGCAGGCACGGCCTTGACGGCAATCAATTGCCATCAATGCATCAGCTCGGCGAAGGACAGGAACATCACGTTGTCGTGCTTGAGCACTTGCTGCTCGCACTCGATCACCGCCAGCCCATCGGCCCAGCACGCGGCGGTCAACATCGCCGAGCTTTGCTGAGGGTGCAGTTCCACGCTCAACTGGCCATTGGCGCCGGGCGTCAATCGGGCCCGCAGGTACTGTCGACGCTTGTTACGCTGCAACCAGTCGAATCCGGCTGGCACGGCCAACGGCACCGGCAGTACGTCAGTCACGCCTTGGGCCCTGAGCAGGAACGGACGCACCACCACCAACGCGGTGATCAGCGCCGCCGACGGATTTCCCGGCATGCCGATCCACGGTTTACCGGCCACTTCGCCAAACGCCAATGGCTTGCCCGGCTGGATGGCCAGCCGCCAGAAATCGACGTTGCCCAGCTCCTCGATCGCCTGCTTGAGGTGATCTTCCTCGCCCACCGACACGCCACCGGAACTCAACAGCAGGTCGCATTCCGAAGATGCCAGGCTCAAGGCATGCCGGCTGGCCGCCAACTCATCGACCATGACGCCATAGTCATGCACCTCGACACCCCAGCCGCGCAACAACGCGGCGAGGCAATACCGATTGCTGTTGTAAATCTGCCCCGGCGCCAACGAATCGCCCGGCTCACGCAGTTCATTGCCGCTGCTGAGCAGGCACACCTGCAACGGCCGATAGACCTCGACCCGCGCGATACCAGCACCGGCCAACAATCCCAGCTCCTGTGCGCGCAGGCGTTTGCCGGCCTTGAGCAACAAATCCCCGCAGCGAACTTCCTCACCCTCCTTGCGCACATGGTCGCCAACGGATACAGGCGGAAACCAGACGCGCTCGCCCTCGACCCGACAGCGTTCTTGCGGCACCACGGTATCGGCACCCGGTGGCAATGGCGCACCGGTAAAGATCTGCACCGCCTGCTGCGCGAGCAAGGGTGAACTTGCTTGATCCCCCGCCGCAATGCGCCCGCCAATCGATAAACAGCCGCCCGCCTGGGGCAAGTCAGCCGCCCTGAGGGCATAGCCGTCCATGGCACTGTTGTCCCAGGCCGGCAGGTTCACCGGGGAATGAATGTCCGCCGCCAGCACCCGCCCCATGGCTTGATTCAGACGAACCCTTTGCGCCAGGGGTGGCGGCGGTGCCTGGTCCAGCAGACGGCTGATGGCCTCGTCCACCGGCATCAGGTTGCCCATGTCGCACACCCGGCCGGTCATGAGCGTGTCCCGCAGGCGTCGATGATCCGCTGCGCTTGCGGTTTCAAATGCGGGGCGAAATTGCACGGGCCGGTGCGACTGTCCAGTTGTTCGAGCAGGATCTTGTTCCAGGCCGTCCGGCAGGCACCCGGCGAGCCTGGCACGCAACACACCAGTACGCCGTTACTCATGCCGGCCAGTGCCCGGGACTGCAGGCTGGACATGCCGATTTCCTCCAGAGACACCTGGCGGAACAGTTCGCCAAAGCCTTCCACATGTTTGTCCAGCAATGGCAAGACTGCTTGCGGCGTGTTGTCGCGAGCGGTGAAACCGGTGCCGCCGGTCATCAACACCACCTGCACCTGGGGGTCGGCGATCCACCGGGAAACGGTGGCGCGGATCTGATAAATGTCGTCCTTGACCAGCTCACGATCGATCAACACATGCCCGGCCGTTTGCAGCAAATCCGTCAGGGTCTGCCCCGACGTGTCGGTGTCGAAGGTGCGCGTATCGCTGATGGTCAGTACGGCGATGTTCAGGGGTTCAAACGTGCGTTGCGCCAGATGGGCCATATCCAGGTCTTCCCGTAGATGAGGGTATGGCCCAAAGCCTGAACCGGAATAGCGAGCGAGCCTATTCCTCCAAGGAGGTACCTCGTCGGGGACATTAGGGAATACCAGTCAGCGGTGATGACAAGTAGCACACACACCTGTGGCGAGGGAGCTTGCTCCCGCCGCTGGGCTGCGGAGCGGCCCCAAAAACCTGCCACCGCAATTCTTCAGGTAGACAGCATCCGCCGTTTTACGACTGCTTCGCAGCCGAACGGGACGATGCGGCGTTCCGACAAGCTCCCTCGCGACAGGTTTTGTGCTCGGCGCATCATTTCGTGAGTCGTTGAAAAGTGTTCACGGCGCCAACCGGCTGCGCTTCCACAGACCCTCGCGCAACCGGTAATCGAGTCGATCATGCAAGCGGTCGGCCCGCCCCTGCCAGAACTCCAGACGCTCAGGGTGCAGGCAGTAGCCGCCCCAATGCTCGGGACGCGACACGGTCTGGCCGACAAAGCGCTTGATCGTTTGCGCCAGCATGGATTCCAGCGCTGCGCGACTGGCCAGCGGACGGCTCTGCGGTGAAGCCCAGGCCCCCAGGCGACTGGCCATGGAGCGAGAATCGAAGTACGCATCCGACAACGCCGGATCGAGCCTGGACACCTGGCCTTCGATACGCACCTGACGCTCCAGCCCCGGCCAGAAAAACGTCATCGCCGCATAGGGATTGGCGGCCAATTGCTGACCCTTGTCGCTCTGGTAATTGCCGAAGAACGTAAAACCTTCATCGCTCAACCCCTTGAGCAGCAGAACCCGACAGTGCGGCCGTCCTTCTGGGTCGACCGTCGCCAACACCATGCTATTGACCTCGACAGGTGCGCACTCGGTGTCTCGGGCCTGTTGCAGCCATTGCCGGAACATCGCCAGCGGATCGTCCAGCGCCGCTTCATCTTGCAGGCCATTGAGGGTGTAGTTGCGGCGCATCTGAGCCAGGGAAAGCGGCATGACGGTGATCTCCGGAAGGTTTTACGCAGTGTGCGAGGCACTGCGCGATACCACCTTGACCGCCATCAACACTGTCACCTACTTGAGACGCAGACGCCGCGCCAGTTTGTGCAGGTTGCTGGGGTCGACTTCGAGGATGCGCGCGGCGCTGGCCCAGTTGTCCCCGGACAGGCTCAGGGCCTGAAGGATTTTCTTGCGCTGGTAGTCGTCGACGGCTTCGCCCAAGGGCTGGAACGGCAGATCAGCCGTCACCTCCGGGGACGGCTCAACCACCGCCCCCGGTGCCGCCATCAAGTTGTCCAGATCGAGAATTTCAGACTCCAGGGTCATGATCAGCGCGCGACTCGTCCCGCGACTGAGTTGCTTCAATGCGGCGCGACTGATCACATGCTCCAGTTCGCGCACATTGCCCGGCCAGGTATAAAGCAGCAGCGCGCGTTCGGCCGCCGGCGACAGGCGCAAACCACGCAGGCCGAGCCGCGCCCGATTGAGTTCAAGGAAATGCCCGGCCAGCATCAGCACATCGTTACCGCGCTCACGCAACGGCGGAATCGGCACCGGATACACCGAGAGCCGGTGATACAGATCGGCGCGAAACAAGCCGTCGCGGATGCTGTCCGGCAGGTGCCGGTTGGTGGCGGCGATGATGCGCACATCGACGTGCAGCGGCTTGTCGGCGCCGAGGCGCTGGATCTCGCCGTTCTGCAGGGTGCGCAGTAACTTCGCTTGCACGGCCAATGGCAACTCCCCGACTTCATCGAGAAACAGCGTGCCGCCGTTGGCGGCATCGAAGCGTCCGGCACGGTCACTGGTGGCGCCGGAAAACGCGCCTTTGACATGCCCGAACAACTCACTCTCTGCCAGCGACTCCGGCAAGGCGGCGCAGTTAACGTGTATCAGCGGTTTGTGGTGGCGCCTTGAAAGACGATGCAAGCGTCGGGCGAACAGCTCTTTGCCGACGCCGGTCTCGCCCAACAGCAATACCGGCAGATCGGAGTCGGCCAGTACATCCAGCTCATTGAGCAACTGATGCAACACCTCACTTTGCCCGAGGATCTCGCCTTCCTCGACCGGCATTCGCAAGTCCTGGGGATCGCTGCGGGACAAACGCAAGCTGCGGTTTTCCTGCTCGAGCCGCGTAACCCGCACGGCGGCTTCGATCTGCAAGGTGCAGCGCTTGAGCTCCTCCCGCGCCCGGCTGTCGAAGGTCCCGGCGTGCAGCGCATCGAGGGTGATCGCGCCCCAGATCCGCCCCTCGACATAAAGACTCACGCCCATGCAGTCATGCACCGGCAGCGGTTCGCCGACGTGGTTGTCGAGCAAGCCGTCATAGGGGTCCGGCAGGCGACTGTCGGGTTCGAACCAGGTTGGCTCGCGCGACGCCATGATGGCCGCCAGCCGGGGATGCTGGGCGATGACGAACCGGCGCCCCAACGCTTCATGAACCAGCCCCACCGTCGCCACCGGCCTGAGGCTATCGTCATCCAGACGCAGCAAGCCCACGGCGCCACTGTTGAAGTATTCGCGCAGGGTCTGGACCAATCGTTGCAATCGCACGGCATTGGGCAACTCGACGATCAGGTCGGCTGCCAGGCTTTCTCGCAGCATGGTAGTAATTACCCTCTATGGTTGGATTTACCCTGAAGCATCGGGGTAGCTATCACCACAACTAAAAATTAATCGATGTTTTTCAATCAGTTGAAAATGGCATGCCGGATGCAATGAGCCTGGGGAACCGTTGAAACCCAAACAAGGAACCCTGATGAGCCAGACCCTATTGGAACAAAGCCTCGGCCAACTGGCCTGCGACATTCCCGGTGCCACCCGGATCTTCCACACCTTCAAACTGGACTTCTGTT
The window above is part of the Pseudomonas sp. B21-048 genome. Proteins encoded here:
- the norR gene encoding nitric oxide reductase transcriptional regulator NorR, with the protein product MLRESLAADLIVELPNAVRLQRLVQTLREYFNSGAVGLLRLDDDSLRPVATVGLVHEALGRRFVIAQHPRLAAIMASREPTWFEPDSRLPDPYDGLLDNHVGEPLPVHDCMGVSLYVEGRIWGAITLDALHAGTFDSRAREELKRCTLQIEAAVRVTRLEQENRSLRLSRSDPQDLRMPVEEGEILGQSEVLHQLLNELDVLADSDLPVLLLGETGVGKELFARRLHRLSRRHHKPLIHVNCAALPESLAESELFGHVKGAFSGATSDRAGRFDAANGGTLFLDEVGELPLAVQAKLLRTLQNGEIQRLGADKPLHVDVRIIAATNRHLPDSIRDGLFRADLYHRLSVYPVPIPPLRERGNDVLMLAGHFLELNRARLGLRGLRLSPAAERALLLYTWPGNVRELEHVISRAALKQLSRGTSRALIMTLESEILDLDNLMAAPGAVVEPSPEVTADLPFQPLGEAVDDYQRKKILQALSLSGDNWASAARILEVDPSNLHKLARRLRLK
- the pdxH gene encoding pyridoxamine 5'-phosphate oxidase; this encodes MPLSLAQMRRNYTLNGLQDEAALDDPLAMFRQWLQQARDTECAPVEVNSMVLATVDPEGRPHCRVLLLKGLSDEGFTFFGNYQSDKGQQLAANPYAAMTFFWPGLERQVRIEGQVSRLDPALSDAYFDSRSMASRLGAWASPQSRPLASRAALESMLAQTIKRFVGQTVSRPEHWGGYCLHPERLEFWQGRADRLHDRLDYRLREGLWKRSRLAP
- a CDS encoding peptidase U32 family protein; translation: MQLVCPAGNLPALKAAVRQGADAVYVGFRDDTNARHFAGLNMDDKQFDAAVAHIRQHQRKLYVAVNTYPQPKGWERWQRAVDRAADFGVDALIAADPGVLNYASQRHPQLPLHLSVQGSATHAAALEFYAQRYGIRRAVLPRVLSLAQVRQVAASSPVPIEVFGFGSLCIMAEGRCHLSSYITGESPNLCGVCSPAKAVRWSEDAEGLSARLSEVLIDRYTPDEPAGYPTLCKGRFLVDGKRFHALEEPTSLDTLDLLPELTAIGVEAVKIEGRQRSPAYVEQVTRVWRAALDAHRGAPGSFRVKDEWRQVLAGLSEGSQTTLGAYHRSWQ
- the moaB gene encoding molybdenum cofactor biosynthesis protein B — translated: MAHLAQRTFEPLNIAVLTISDTRTFDTDTSGQTLTDLLQTAGHVLIDRELVKDDIYQIRATVSRWIADPQVQVVLMTGGTGFTARDNTPQAVLPLLDKHVEGFGELFRQVSLEEIGMSSLQSRALAGMSNGVLVCCVPGSPGACRTAWNKILLEQLDSRTGPCNFAPHLKPQAQRIIDACGTRS
- the glp gene encoding gephyrin-like molybdotransferase Glp is translated as MTGRVCDMGNLMPVDEAISRLLDQAPPPPLAQRVRLNQAMGRVLAADIHSPVNLPAWDNSAMDGYALRAADLPQAGGCLSIGGRIAAGDQASSPLLAQQAVQIFTGAPLPPGADTVVPQERCRVEGERVWFPPVSVGDHVRKEGEEVRCGDLLLKAGKRLRAQELGLLAGAGIARVEVYRPLQVCLLSSGNELREPGDSLAPGQIYNSNRYCLAALLRGWGVEVHDYGVMVDELAASRHALSLASSECDLLLSSGGVSVGEEDHLKQAIEELGNVDFWRLAIQPGKPLAFGEVAGKPWIGMPGNPSAALITALVVVRPFLLRAQGVTDVLPVPLAVPAGFDWLQRNKRRQYLRARLTPGANGQLSVELHPQQSSAMLTAACWADGLAVIECEQQVLKHDNVMFLSFAELMH